One Candidatus Methylomirabilis sp. genomic region harbors:
- the prfA gene encoding peptide chain release factor 1, with protein sequence MTRWLAKLEEIEARYEALTARLGETAALQDPSAYQKVAKAHADLRPLVDRYRAYRKLMREAADARGILKETIDPEMRALAEGELQELEQRAAVLEEELQRLLLPKDPNDERNTILEIRAGAGGEEASLFAADLCRMYVRYAERHRWKVEVLSSHETGTGGFREVILGIEGKGAYSRLKFEGGVHRVQRVPETEAAGRIHTSTVTVAVLPEAEEVEVQIDPKDLRIDVYRSTGPGGQSVNTTDSAVRVTHLPTGLVVTCQDEKSQHKNKAKALKVLRARLLEQAQAEQRARIDQDRGTQVGTGERAEKIRTYNFPQNRITDHRIGLTLHSLPAILDGEIEPLIEALASHFQAERLKAVS encoded by the coding sequence CTACCAGAAGGTGGCCAAGGCGCACGCGGACCTCAGGCCCCTGGTGGACCGGTACCGCGCGTACCGGAAGCTCATGCGGGAGGCGGCCGACGCCCGGGGGATCCTGAAGGAGACGATCGACCCGGAGATGCGGGCGCTGGCCGAGGGGGAGCTGCAGGAGCTGGAGCAGCGGGCGGCGGTACTGGAGGAGGAGCTGCAGCGCCTGCTCCTCCCGAAGGATCCCAACGACGAGAGGAACACCATCCTGGAGATCCGGGCCGGGGCCGGGGGGGAGGAGGCGTCCCTCTTCGCCGCCGATCTCTGCCGCATGTACGTCCGCTATGCGGAGCGCCACCGGTGGAAGGTGGAGGTGCTCTCCTCCCACGAGACCGGGACCGGCGGGTTCCGGGAAGTGATCCTGGGGATCGAGGGGAAGGGGGCCTACAGCCGCCTGAAGTTCGAGGGGGGCGTGCACCGGGTCCAGCGGGTGCCGGAGACCGAGGCGGCGGGGCGGATCCACACCTCCACCGTGACCGTGGCGGTCCTGCCGGAGGCGGAGGAGGTGGAGGTCCAGATCGACCCGAAGGATCTCCGGATCGACGTGTACCGGTCCACGGGGCCGGGCGGGCAGAGCGTCAACACCACCGACTCGGCCGTCCGCGTCACCCACCTTCCGACGGGTCTGGTCGTCACGTGCCAGGACGAGAAGTCGCAGCACAAGAACAAGGCCAAGGCCCTGAAGGTTCTCCGGGCCCGCCTCCTGGAGCAGGCGCAGGCGGAGCAGCGGGCCAGGATCGACCAGGATCGCGGCACGCAGGTGGGGACCGGGGAGCGGGCGGAGAAGATCCGGACCTACAACTTCCCCCAGAACCGGATCACGGACCATCGGATCGGGTTGACCCTGCACAGCCTCCCGGCCATCCTGGATGGGGAGATCGAGCCTCTCATCGAGGCCCTGGCGTCCCACTTCCAGGCCGAGCGGCTGAAGGCGGTTTCCTAA
- the prmC gene encoding peptide chain release factor N(5)-glutamine methyltransferase codes for MPGERGGEQGGGRGVVRNVPSLLREAAERLRPCAVQTPRLDAECLLTAALGCDRAALYGWRGEVPAPAVSRFAALLERRAAREPVAYLTGVREFWSLPLRVTPAVLIPRPETETLVEAVLGRLADRRGDSLTVADLGTGCGAIAIALATELQEARLFAVDVSAEALAVAAENARRFRVGRRVTFLQGDWTAPLFAAQLAGALDVLVANPPYVPTADLATLDPEVSRFEPPLALDGGPDGLTFHRELAVHAPRLLRPGGWLAVEVGAGQGDAVRSLLASVPDLAVHPVVRDLAHRDRVCLARRREAAG; via the coding sequence ATGCCAGGCGAGCGCGGCGGCGAGCAGGGAGGCGGCAGGGGAGTGGTCCGCAACGTGCCCAGCCTCCTCCGGGAAGCGGCCGAACGGCTCCGGCCCTGTGCGGTGCAGACGCCCCGCCTGGACGCCGAGTGCCTGCTCACCGCCGCCCTCGGCTGCGACCGCGCCGCCCTCTACGGGTGGCGTGGGGAGGTGCCGGCCCCGGCGGTCTCGCGCTTCGCCGCTCTCCTCGAGCGGCGCGCCGCCCGGGAGCCGGTCGCGTACCTGACCGGAGTCCGGGAGTTCTGGTCCCTGCCGCTCAGGGTGACCCCTGCCGTCCTCATCCCCCGCCCCGAGACCGAGACGCTGGTCGAGGCGGTCCTGGGCCGCCTGGCGGACCGCCGCGGCGATTCCCTCACCGTGGCCGACCTCGGGACGGGATGCGGGGCCATCGCCATCGCGCTGGCAACCGAGCTCCAGGAGGCGCGCCTCTTCGCCGTGGACGTCAGCGCGGAGGCGCTTGCGGTCGCGGCGGAGAACGCCCGCCGCTTCCGCGTCGGTCGGCGCGTGACCTTCCTGCAAGGGGACTGGACCGCCCCCCTCTTTGCCGCGCAGTTGGCCGGCGCCCTCGACGTCCTGGTCGCGAACCCGCCCTACGTCCCCACCGCCGACCTCGCGACGCTGGACCCGGAAGTATCCCGCTTCGAGCCCCCCCTCGCCCTGGATGGCGGTCCCGATGGGCTCACGTTCCACCGGGAGCTGGCGGTGCATGCGCCCCGGCTCCTTCGCCCCGGCGGCTGGTTGGCCGTGGAGGTGGGGGCGGGCCAGGGGGACGCGGTCCGGAGCCTCCTGGCATCCGTGCCGGACCTCGCCGTCCATCCGGTCGTGCGGGATCTGGCCCACCGGGACCGGGTCTGTCTCGCCCGGCGCCGCGAGGCGGCCGGGTAA
- the murA gene encoding UDP-N-acetylglucosamine 1-carboxyvinyltransferase, with amino-acid sequence MDQLLIRGGVPLQGSVRVSGAKNAALPCITAGLLAEGDLRLANVPRLKDIETICRLLRHMGVAVEEDGAGGLAVSGRAVRSFEAPYDLVRTMRASVLVLGPLVARFGRARVSLPGGCAIGPRPINLHLAGLQQMGAEIDLSEGYVEAKARRLRGTRIVFDVKTVTGTENLLMAATLAEGTTVLENAACEPEVQDLAALLTAMGARIRGAGTDTITVEGVQALGAASHRIIADRIEAGTFAVAAAITRGDVTLTDCAPEHMEAVLGRLREAGAQCTPGPGRLRVQMGGRPAAVNVQTAPYPGFATDMQAQLMALMSVAEGRSVITETVFENRFMHVNELLRMGADVKIAGRAAVVQGVPRLRGAPVMATDLRASASLVLAGLVAEGTTVVHRIYHLDRGYEAIEQKLSTLGADVRRGRA; translated from the coding sequence ATGGACCAGCTCCTCATCCGCGGTGGCGTCCCCCTGCAGGGGAGCGTCCGGGTAAGCGGAGCCAAGAACGCCGCGCTCCCCTGCATCACCGCCGGCCTCCTGGCGGAGGGGGACCTCCGCCTGGCCAACGTCCCCCGGCTCAAGGACATCGAGACCATCTGCCGGCTCCTCCGCCACATGGGGGTCGCGGTGGAGGAGGACGGGGCGGGAGGCCTCGCGGTCTCGGGGCGGGCCGTGAGGAGCTTCGAGGCCCCCTACGACCTCGTCCGCACGATGCGCGCCTCCGTCCTCGTCCTGGGCCCCCTCGTCGCCCGGTTCGGGCGGGCCCGGGTCTCGCTGCCCGGGGGGTGCGCGATCGGCCCCCGCCCCATCAACCTCCACCTCGCCGGGCTCCAGCAGATGGGGGCGGAGATCGACCTGAGCGAAGGGTATGTCGAGGCGAAGGCCCGCCGCCTCCGGGGGACCCGGATCGTCTTTGACGTGAAGACGGTCACCGGGACCGAGAACCTCCTGATGGCCGCGACCCTCGCGGAGGGGACCACGGTCCTGGAGAATGCGGCCTGCGAGCCGGAGGTCCAGGACCTGGCTGCCCTGCTTACCGCCATGGGGGCGCGCATCCGGGGAGCCGGGACCGACACGATCACGGTGGAGGGGGTCCAAGCCCTGGGGGCGGCCAGCCACCGGATCATCGCGGACCGGATCGAGGCCGGGACCTTTGCCGTGGCCGCGGCGATCACCCGGGGCGACGTGACCCTCACCGATTGCGCGCCGGAGCACATGGAGGCCGTGCTCGGGAGGCTGCGGGAGGCGGGGGCGCAGTGCACGCCGGGACCCGGGCGGCTCCGGGTGCAGATGGGGGGCCGGCCGGCCGCGGTGAATGTCCAGACGGCTCCCTACCCCGGGTTCGCCACCGACATGCAGGCCCAGCTCATGGCCCTGATGAGCGTGGCCGAGGGCCGTTCGGTCATCACCGAGACGGTCTTCGAGAACCGCTTCATGCACGTGAACGAGCTCCTCCGCATGGGGGCGGACGTGAAGATCGCGGGGCGGGCCGCCGTCGTCCAGGGCGTGCCCCGGCTCCGGGGGGCGCCGGTGATGGCCACGGACTTGCGGGCGAGCGCCTCGCTCGTGCTCGCCGGGCTGGTGGCGGAGGGGACCACGGTCGTCCACCGCATCTACCACCTGGACCGCGGCTACGAGGCGATCGAGCAGAAGCTCTCCACCCTCGGCGCCGACGTCCGGCGGGGGCGCGCCTAG
- the hisG gene encoding ATP phosphoribosyltransferase — MEQPIAIALPKGRLFAEAVALFEAIGVKGLDPFRDSRRLIVEDSSGQYRFLALRDADVPTYVEHGAADAGVVGKDQLLEHGRDLYEPLDLRFGACRLVVAQPADLQGDGRPEAWSSLRVATKYPNVTERHFSQRGIQVQIIKLYGSIELAPLVGLAERIVDLVASGQTLRENGLVEVEQIAESSARLVVNRAALKTRYQRIRALIGLLRGQVEQGGR; from the coding sequence ATGGAGCAGCCCATCGCGATCGCCCTCCCCAAGGGCCGGCTGTTCGCCGAGGCCGTGGCGCTCTTCGAGGCAATCGGGGTGAAGGGGCTCGATCCCTTCCGGGACTCCCGGCGCCTCATCGTGGAAGACTCGAGCGGCCAGTACCGCTTCCTGGCCCTGCGGGACGCCGATGTCCCCACCTATGTGGAGCATGGGGCGGCCGACGCCGGGGTGGTGGGGAAGGACCAGCTTCTGGAGCACGGCCGGGACCTATACGAGCCGCTGGATCTGCGCTTCGGCGCCTGTCGCCTGGTCGTGGCCCAGCCGGCGGATCTGCAGGGGGACGGGCGGCCGGAGGCGTGGTCCTCCCTGCGCGTCGCCACGAAGTACCCGAACGTCACCGAGCGGCACTTTAGCCAGCGCGGGATCCAGGTGCAGATCATTAAACTCTACGGCTCCATCGAGCTGGCCCCCCTGGTGGGCCTGGCGGAGCGGATCGTGGACCTGGTGGCGAGCGGCCAGACGCTCCGCGAGAACGGCCTGGTGGAGGTGGAGCAGATCGCCGAGTCCTCCGCCCGCCTCGTCGTGAACCGGGCGGCCCTCAAGACCCGGTACCAGCGGATTCGCGCGCTGATCGGGCTCCTGCGCGGGCAGGTCGAGCAGGGGGGACGGTGA
- the hisD gene encoding histidinol dehydrogenase, with translation MRGARPAPSPVRLLDLTRREAAGFLREWQRRRMQSTAAAERAVRPILRAVREEGDRALLAYARRLDRARLTAATVRVTPREFAAARRAVPRAAAAALRFAARRIEAFHRRGLRASWFFREPGCTVGVLTRPIGSVGLYVPGGKAAYPSSVLMMAIPAAVAGVTRVAMATPVGPDGRVPPAVLLAAALAGVTEVYKVGGAQAIAALAYGTASVPKVEKIVGPGNIYVAAAKALVAGEVGIDMVAGPTEIVVVADGTARPAYVAADLLSQAEHDESASALLLTPSRPLAEAVAGALAARLGSLPRRAVAAASLKRWGALCVTADLAQALEVANALAPEHLELCVAEPWTRLEAVRNAGAIFLGHYAPETLGDYVAGPSHVLPTGGRARFASPLSVEDFQKRSSVIAVTAAGLRRLGRPAMALAALEGLQGHGEAVRVRLQA, from the coding sequence GTGAGGGGAGCGCGGCCCGCCCCGTCCCCGGTCCGCCTCCTGGACCTGACCCGGCGGGAGGCGGCGGGCTTCCTGCGCGAGTGGCAGCGGCGGCGGATGCAGAGCACGGCGGCCGCCGAGCGCGCCGTCCGGCCGATCCTGCGGGCCGTGCGGGAGGAGGGGGACCGGGCCCTCCTCGCCTACGCCCGCCGGCTGGATAGGGCGCGCCTCACGGCGGCGACGGTCCGGGTGACGCCGCGGGAGTTTGCCGCCGCGCGCCGGGCCGTGCCCCGGGCGGCGGCGGCCGCCCTGCGGTTCGCCGCGCGGCGGATCGAGGCCTTCCACCGGCGGGGCCTCCGGGCGTCCTGGTTCTTCCGCGAGCCGGGCTGCACCGTCGGGGTCCTCACCCGGCCGATCGGCTCCGTCGGCCTCTACGTCCCCGGGGGAAAGGCGGCCTACCCGTCCTCGGTCCTCATGATGGCCATCCCGGCCGCCGTGGCGGGGGTCACCCGGGTGGCCATGGCGACCCCCGTCGGCCCGGACGGGAGGGTTCCCCCGGCCGTCCTGTTGGCCGCGGCGCTGGCGGGCGTAACCGAGGTCTACAAGGTCGGCGGGGCGCAGGCGATCGCAGCCCTGGCCTACGGGACCGCCTCGGTCCCGAAGGTGGAGAAGATCGTCGGGCCCGGGAACATCTACGTCGCCGCCGCCAAGGCGCTCGTGGCCGGCGAGGTCGGGATCGACATGGTGGCCGGCCCGACGGAGATCGTGGTGGTGGCGGACGGGACGGCAAGGCCGGCCTACGTGGCGGCGGACCTCCTGTCCCAGGCGGAGCACGACGAGAGCGCCTCGGCCCTGCTCCTCACGCCGAGCCGCCCGCTCGCGGAGGCGGTGGCAGGGGCCCTGGCGGCCCGGCTCGGGTCGCTCCCCCGCCGGGCCGTGGCCGCGGCCTCGCTGAAGCGGTGGGGTGCCCTCTGCGTGACGGCCGATCTGGCCCAGGCCCTCGAGGTGGCCAACGCTCTCGCTCCGGAGCACCTGGAGCTGTGCGTGGCGGAACCCTGGACGCGCCTGGAGGCCGTCCGGAACGCCGGGGCCATCTTCCTGGGGCACTACGCTCCGGAGACGCTCGGGGACTACGTGGCGGGCCCGAGCCACGTCCTGCCCACGGGGGGGCGCGCCCGGTTCGCCTCGCCCCTGTCCGTGGAGGACTTTCAGAAGCGGAGCAGCGTCATTGCCGTGACGGCAGCGGGGCTCCGGCGCCTCGGGCGGCCGGCCATGGCCCTGGCCGCCCTGGAGGGGCTCCAGGGGCACGGCGAGGCGGTGCGGGTCCGGCTTCAGGCATGA
- the hisC gene encoding histidinol-phosphate transaminase: MSMRPLQEIIRPEVARLTAYQVEDRPHRVKLDANENPYPLPGPVQAAVQEALGRVPANRYPDPAARALKRQLAGVAGVPPEQILLGNGSDELIQMILMAVARPGAAVLAPAPTFSMYGLTAQALGLRFVEVPLAEGFVLEPALFLRRLQEAQPAATFIAYPNTPTGNCYDADAIRAVLTAAAGLVVLDEAYVDFSGKTFLPDLPAHPHLLILRTLSKVGLAGLRVGYLVGHEAVLAELEKVRLPYNLNALSQAAATVVLKHRDLLRQQVREIVAERERLAGALRALPGLTVFPSEANFLLVRTARPAREVFRRLLDRGILVRDFADVRYLRDCLRITVGTPEENDVVVRALREVLA; this comes from the coding sequence ATGAGCATGCGTCCACTCCAGGAGATCATCCGGCCCGAGGTGGCCCGCCTGACGGCCTACCAGGTGGAGGACCGCCCGCACCGGGTGAAGCTCGACGCCAACGAGAACCCCTATCCCCTCCCGGGGCCGGTCCAGGCGGCGGTCCAGGAAGCGCTCGGCCGCGTCCCGGCGAACCGCTATCCGGACCCGGCGGCGCGGGCGCTCAAGCGCCAGCTCGCCGGGGTCGCGGGGGTCCCGCCGGAGCAGATTCTCCTGGGGAACGGCTCCGACGAGCTCATCCAGATGATCCTGATGGCGGTGGCCCGGCCGGGGGCTGCGGTGCTGGCCCCGGCTCCCACCTTCTCCATGTACGGCCTGACGGCGCAGGCCCTGGGCCTGCGGTTCGTGGAGGTGCCGCTGGCCGAAGGGTTTGTCCTGGAGCCCGCCCTCTTTCTCCGGAGGCTCCAGGAGGCCCAGCCGGCCGCCACCTTCATCGCCTACCCGAACACCCCCACCGGCAACTGCTACGACGCCGACGCGATCCGGGCGGTGCTCACCGCGGCCGCGGGGCTGGTCGTCCTGGACGAGGCCTACGTGGACTTCTCGGGGAAGACCTTCCTGCCGGACCTCCCCGCCCATCCGCACCTCCTCATCCTCCGGACCCTCTCCAAGGTCGGGCTGGCCGGCCTGCGGGTGGGGTACCTGGTCGGCCACGAGGCCGTCCTGGCCGAGCTGGAGAAGGTGCGCCTCCCGTATAATCTCAATGCGCTCTCCCAGGCGGCGGCGACCGTGGTCCTGAAGCACCGGGACCTCCTCCGGCAGCAGGTGCGGGAGATCGTGGCAGAACGGGAGCGGCTCGCCGGGGCCCTGCGGGCCCTGCCCGGCCTCACCGTCTTCCCCTCGGAGGCGAACTTCCTCCTGGTCCGGACGGCCCGGCCCGCGCGGGAGGTATTCCGGAGGCTCCTCGACCGGGGGATCCTGGTGCGGGACTTTGCCGACGTGCGGTACCTGCGGGACTGCCTGCGGATCACGGTCGGGACGCCGGAGGAGAACGACGTCGTCGTGCGGGCCCTCCGGGAGGTGCTGGCCTAG
- the hisB gene encoding imidazoleglycerol-phosphate dehydratase HisB produces MVRRGLVHRKTSETDVRVELVVDGQGRSQVETGLPFFNHMLAQLARHGLFDLTIRAKGDLEVDAHHTMEDVGLALGEAFTQALGEKVGIRRFGCATVPMDDALGWVAVDLSGRPYLVYRADQLTGKVGEFDAQLLKEFFRALATAMKANVHIGVSYGENTHHMAEAVFKAAARALGEATARDPRVPDVPSTKGSL; encoded by the coding sequence ATGGTGCGGCGGGGGCTAGTGCACCGGAAGACGAGCGAGACCGACGTCCGGGTGGAGCTCGTGGTGGATGGCCAGGGCCGCTCCCAGGTGGAGACGGGCCTGCCCTTCTTCAACCACATGCTGGCCCAACTGGCGCGCCACGGCCTCTTCGACCTCACCATCCGGGCGAAGGGGGACCTGGAGGTGGACGCGCACCACACCATGGAAGACGTCGGGCTCGCCCTGGGGGAGGCCTTCACGCAGGCGCTCGGGGAGAAGGTGGGGATCCGGCGCTTCGGGTGCGCCACGGTGCCCATGGACGATGCGCTCGGGTGGGTCGCCGTGGATCTGAGCGGCCGGCCCTACCTGGTCTACCGGGCTGACCAGCTCACGGGGAAAGTCGGGGAGTTCGACGCCCAGCTTCTGAAGGAGTTCTTCCGCGCGCTGGCGACGGCCATGAAGGCGAACGTGCACATCGGGGTCTCCTACGGGGAGAACACGCACCACATGGCCGAGGCGGTCTTCAAGGCCGCCGCGCGGGCGTTGGGAGAGGCGACGGCGCGGGATCCCCGGGTTCCGGATGTCCCCTCCACCAAGGGGAGCCTCTGA
- the hisH gene encoding imidazole glycerol phosphate synthase subunit HisH, translating to MIAIIDSGIANLRSVQKALERVGHEAKVVEDPRLLREARGIVLPGVGAFADGIAKLTRAGFIEPLLREIEGGKPVLGICLGLHFLFSESEEFGRHPGLNLLPGKVVRFPAQRPAGGGEIPAPLKVPLIGWVPIQIRREVPLLRGIPDGSHFYFVHSYYVAPAEAEVVAATATHGIPFTAVIRRENLMATQFHPEKSQGLGLTLLRNFGDLAARC from the coding sequence ATGATCGCCATCATTGACTCGGGGATCGCCAACCTCCGGAGCGTCCAGAAGGCTCTGGAGCGGGTGGGCCACGAGGCGAAGGTGGTGGAGGATCCCCGGCTGCTCCGGGAGGCGCGGGGGATCGTCCTCCCTGGCGTCGGGGCTTTCGCCGACGGGATCGCCAAGCTCACGCGGGCCGGCTTCATCGAGCCCCTCCTCCGGGAGATCGAGGGGGGCAAGCCGGTCCTGGGCATCTGCCTGGGCCTGCACTTTCTCTTCTCGGAGAGCGAGGAGTTCGGGCGGCACCCCGGCCTGAACCTTCTTCCGGGGAAGGTGGTCCGGTTCCCCGCGCAGCGGCCCGCGGGCGGCGGGGAGATCCCCGCTCCCCTGAAGGTCCCCCTCATCGGCTGGGTCCCGATCCAGATCCGGAGGGAGGTGCCGCTCTTGCGCGGCATCCCGGACGGGAGCCACTTCTACTTCGTGCACTCCTACTACGTGGCGCCGGCGGAGGCGGAGGTCGTGGCCGCCACGGCCACCCACGGGATCCCCTTCACGGCGGTCATCCGGCGGGAGAACCTGATGGCCACCCAGTTCCACCCGGAGAAGAGCCAGGGGCTGGGGCTCACCCTCCTGCGGAACTTCGGGGACCTCGCCGCGCGATGCTGA
- the hisA gene encoding 1-(5-phosphoribosyl)-5-[(5-phosphoribosylamino)methylideneamino]imidazole-4-carboxamide isomerase: protein MLIIPAIDLRGGRCVRLLQGDPTREKAYSDDPPAVASAFAAAGASRLHVVDLDGALGTGSGNRPVIARIAAASGLALQVGGGLRRLVDIEGVLTAGANWVILGTAAIEEPALVREAAARFPARILVGIDARGGRVAVRGWQADTGRDAAEVAGEAVALGAAGLIHTDIAADGMLRGPNLTELARVAAAAGVPILASGGIGTMDHLEAVANLAPRGVTGAILGRALYEGTVDLAAAIRRFRGGP from the coding sequence ATGCTGATCATCCCGGCGATCGACCTCCGGGGCGGGCGCTGCGTCCGGCTCCTGCAGGGAGACCCGACCCGGGAGAAGGCGTACAGCGACGATCCGCCCGCCGTGGCATCGGCCTTCGCCGCGGCCGGAGCGTCCCGCCTGCACGTGGTGGACCTGGATGGGGCGCTCGGGACCGGGAGCGGCAATCGCCCCGTCATCGCTCGGATCGCGGCCGCGAGCGGGCTCGCCCTGCAAGTGGGGGGGGGCCTCCGCCGGCTCGTCGACATCGAGGGGGTCCTCACGGCCGGGGCGAACTGGGTCATCCTGGGGACCGCGGCGATCGAGGAGCCGGCCCTGGTCCGGGAGGCGGCCGCGCGGTTTCCGGCGCGGATCCTCGTGGGGATTGACGCCCGGGGGGGGCGAGTGGCGGTGCGGGGGTGGCAGGCCGACACGGGCCGGGACGCCGCGGAGGTGGCCGGGGAGGCGGTCGCCCTCGGCGCGGCCGGCCTCATTCACACGGACATCGCGGCCGATGGGATGCTCCGCGGGCCGAACCTGACCGAGCTCGCGCGGGTCGCGGCGGCCGCCGGCGTCCCGATCCTCGCCTCGGGAGGGATCGGAACGATGGATCACCTCGAGGCGGTGGCGAATCTGGCGCCCCGCGGGGTGACCGGGGCGATCCTCGGGCGGGCGCTCTACGAGGGGACGGTCGACCTGGCCGCGGCCATCCGCCGGTTCCGGGGTGGGCCCTGA
- the hisF gene encoding imidazole glycerol phosphate synthase subunit HisF, with amino-acid sequence MVAKRIIPCLDVKDGRVVKGVRFVDLRDAGDPAQAAAAYDAAGADELVFLDITASHERRKILLEVVRRTAEQAFTPLTVGGGITSLEDIRTLLLAGADKVSMNTAAVQDPDLIREAAGRFGSQCIVLAIDARARPGGGWEVFVHGGRTPTGREAVEWARRGAALGAGEILLTSMDRDGTKDGYDLALTAAVAAAVPVPVIASGGAGKPEHLYAALTAGGADAALAASIFHFGELSIPQAKAYLRERGVPVRP; translated from the coding sequence GTGGTGGCCAAGCGAATCATCCCGTGCCTGGATGTCAAGGACGGGCGGGTGGTCAAGGGGGTGCGGTTCGTGGATCTCCGGGACGCCGGCGATCCCGCGCAGGCGGCGGCGGCCTACGACGCCGCCGGCGCCGATGAGCTGGTCTTCCTGGACATCACCGCCTCGCACGAGCGGCGCAAGATCCTCCTGGAGGTGGTCCGGCGGACGGCCGAGCAGGCCTTCACGCCCCTCACGGTGGGGGGCGGCATCACCTCCCTCGAGGACATCCGGACGCTGCTCCTCGCCGGCGCCGACAAGGTCTCGATGAACACGGCGGCCGTGCAGGACCCGGACCTGATCCGGGAGGCGGCCGGGCGGTTCGGGAGCCAGTGCATCGTGCTGGCCATCGACGCCCGGGCGCGCCCGGGCGGGGGCTGGGAGGTGTTCGTCCACGGGGGGCGCACGCCCACGGGTCGCGAGGCCGTCGAGTGGGCGCGGCGAGGAGCAGCGCTCGGGGCCGGGGAAATCCTCCTGACCAGCATGGACCGGGACGGGACGAAGGACGGCTACGACCTGGCCCTGACCGCCGCGGTGGCGGCTGCCGTGCCGGTCCCGGTCATTGCCTCCGGCGGCGCCGGGAAGCCGGAGCACCTGTATGCGGCCCTGACGGCGGGAGGGGCGGATGCGGCGCTGGCCGCCTCGATCTTCCACTTCGGCGAGCTGAGCATCCCGCAGGCGAAGGCGTACCTGAGGGAGCGGGGCGTCCCCGTACGCCCCTGA
- the hisIE gene encoding bifunctional phosphoribosyl-AMP cyclohydrolase/phosphoribosyl-ATP diphosphatase HisIE: MDELLATLTFDAQGLIPAVIQDDANGDVLMVAYMNREALEKTLRSGLTHFYSRSRRRIWQKGETSGHIQRVRSVHLDCDADALLLRVEQVVAACHTGNRSCFFTRLKPDGLRTEEGELRFDPAVVYGGLPAVLQRVFATVRGRKAAAPPGSYVGDLFAAGRERILKKIGEETTELLLAAQGGEREAIRYEVADLWFHTLVLLAECGLTLEEVAGELARREGKRKPEYGPPEGG, from the coding sequence ATGGACGAGCTGCTGGCCACGCTGACCTTCGATGCCCAGGGCCTGATCCCCGCCGTCATACAGGATGACGCCAACGGGGACGTCCTCATGGTGGCCTACATGAACCGGGAGGCCCTGGAGAAGACGCTGCGGAGCGGCCTGACCCACTTCTACAGCCGCTCGCGCCGGCGCATCTGGCAGAAGGGGGAGACCTCGGGGCACATCCAGCGGGTCCGGAGCGTCCACCTCGACTGCGACGCCGACGCCCTCCTCCTCCGGGTGGAGCAGGTGGTGGCGGCCTGTCACACCGGGAACCGCTCCTGCTTCTTCACGCGGCTTAAGCCGGATGGCCTCAGGACCGAGGAGGGGGAGCTGCGCTTCGACCCCGCTGTGGTCTACGGGGGGCTGCCGGCCGTGCTGCAGCGGGTCTTCGCGACCGTGCGGGGGCGGAAGGCCGCGGCCCCCCCCGGCTCCTATGTGGGGGACCTGTTCGCCGCCGGCCGGGAGCGGATCCTCAAGAAGATCGGCGAGGAGACGACCGAGCTCCTCCTGGCCGCCCAGGGGGGGGAGCGGGAGGCCATCCGCTACGAGGTGGCGGACCTCTGGTTCCACACGCTGGTCCTCCTGGCGGAGTGCGGCCTCACCCTGGAGGAAGTGGCAGGGGAGCTGGCGCGACGTGAGGGGAAGCGGAAGCCGGAGTATGGGCCGCCGGAAGGGGGGTGA
- a CDS encoding histidine triad nucleotide-binding protein: MPECLFCRIAAKEVPSKAVYEDGDLYAFEDISPQAPVHVLLVPKQHLAHALDLTEASAPLIGRLILAANRIARERGVAESGFRLVLNTNRDGGQLIFHLHLHLLAGRPMGWPPG; this comes from the coding sequence GTGCCGGAGTGCCTCTTCTGCAGGATCGCGGCGAAGGAGGTCCCCAGCAAGGCGGTCTACGAGGACGGGGACCTCTACGCCTTCGAGGACATCAGTCCCCAGGCCCCCGTGCACGTCCTGCTGGTGCCCAAGCAGCACCTGGCCCACGCGCTGGACCTGACGGAGGCCTCGGCCCCCCTCATCGGGCGGCTCATCCTGGCGGCCAATCGGATCGCGCGGGAGCGGGGGGTGGCGGAGAGCGGGTTCCGGCTGGTTCTGAACACCAACCGGGATGGGGGGCAGCTCATCTTCCACCTCCACCTGCACCTGCTGGCGGGCCGGCCGATGGGGTGGCCGCCCGGCTAG
- the rpsU gene encoding 30S ribosomal protein S21, whose protein sequence is MTSVVVKEDESFETALRRFKKQVEKAGVLSELRKREHYEKPSVRRKKKALAARKKMLKKMRLMQGP, encoded by the coding sequence TTGACCAGTGTCGTGGTAAAGGAGGACGAGAGCTTCGAGACTGCCCTCCGCCGGTTCAAGAAGCAGGTCGAAAAGGCGGGAGTCCTCTCCGAGCTCCGCAAGCGCGAGCACTACGAGAAGCCCAGCGTCCGCCGCAAGAAGAAGGCGCTCGCGGCCCGCAAGAAGATGCTGAAGAAGATGCGGCTGATGCAGGGGCCTTGA